The Bacillota bacterium genome has a window encoding:
- a CDS encoding response regulator transcription factor: protein MAYKVLIVDDEYLIRQGLSEGIPWSEIGFEVSGTAANGREALAHIRETVPNVIITDVKMPVIDGIELSRIVKQEYPDIKTIILSGYGEFEYAQKAIEYNVCSYILKPLNEEDLIKLFKNIYNELEIQSKIKSKMKESGSASGNFFNGRRDEIIDYVFMKLISRDFEEEGQYEKDLMSVGFNTRNKYFYIAAFNCSNISKNNGKKISSEELFQLSSKYCKQLGYQVLYLNRVFYVVAHCENKILRRDQEYFAMGIKNHIENTLNSEYNGNYVISIGIGRVCKELLNLRDSANEAGIALNYKYYSGEGNIIFYDEIRLNQNVSINKSQIEAVTKELIAGILNDNDGLLVPLLKKLFLHISSLNLLDINKLCIKCTQIYLSIVEEIKKEYIFITALTEEEFFNRIAKYETFKDMTEEFKWVVLDLKKQIKYYNQTSDRHQFILKIKKHINENYHNNLTLDKLSRDFFINPSYLSKIFKDETGENLSDYILGVRMKNAERLLKTSNAKIQEVSKQVGYEDYRYFCTVFKKVMGVTPLQYRIKST, encoded by the coding sequence TTGGCATACAAGGTACTGATAGTTGATGATGAGTATCTAATTCGTCAAGGACTTTCAGAAGGAATACCCTGGAGTGAAATCGGATTTGAGGTATCCGGTACTGCTGCAAACGGCAGGGAAGCTCTTGCTCATATCAGAGAAACTGTTCCAAATGTCATAATTACAGACGTGAAAATGCCTGTTATAGACGGTATAGAGCTAAGCAGAATAGTTAAGCAGGAATATCCTGATATTAAAACTATAATTTTAAGCGGCTATGGAGAGTTCGAATATGCTCAAAAGGCTATTGAATACAATGTATGCTCCTACATCTTAAAACCTTTGAATGAAGAGGATTTAATAAAGCTTTTTAAGAACATATACAATGAACTGGAAATCCAAAGTAAAATTAAGAGTAAAATGAAGGAAAGTGGGTCGGCATCAGGTAATTTCTTTAACGGCCGCAGGGATGAAATTATAGATTACGTTTTTATGAAGCTTATCAGCAGGGATTTTGAAGAAGAGGGTCAGTATGAGAAAGATCTCATGAGTGTTGGATTTAATACTAGAAATAAATATTTTTACATAGCCGCTTTTAACTGCAGCAATATTAGTAAAAATAATGGAAAAAAAATATCTTCTGAAGAATTATTTCAATTATCAAGTAAATATTGCAAGCAGTTAGGTTATCAGGTTTTGTATCTGAATAGGGTTTTTTACGTAGTAGCACATTGTGAAAATAAAATTCTGCGGAGAGACCAGGAATATTTTGCAATGGGGATTAAAAACCATATTGAAAATACACTAAACTCAGAATATAACGGCAATTATGTTATAAGTATCGGCATAGGAAGGGTATGCAAGGAACTTTTAAATTTACGGGATTCTGCTAACGAAGCTGGTATTGCATTAAATTACAAGTATTATAGCGGCGAAGGAAATATAATTTTTTATGATGAAATTAGACTTAATCAAAATGTAAGTATAAATAAAAGCCAGATAGAAGCTGTTACTAAAGAACTTATTGCCGGAATTCTAAACGATAATGATGGACTTTTAGTTCCTTTGCTTAAAAAGCTGTTTTTGCATATTTCATCATTAAACTTGCTGGATATTAATAAATTATGTATAAAGTGTACACAAATATATTTATCAATAGTTGAGGAAATAAAAAAAGAGTACATTTTTATAACGGCTTTAACAGAAGAAGAATTTTTTAATAGGATTGCCAAATATGAAACCTTTAAGGATATGACCGAAGAATTTAAATGGGTTGTTCTTGATTTGAAGAAACAAATAAAATACTACAATCAAACCAGCGACAGACACCAGTTCATATTAAAAATTAAAAAACATATCAATGAAAATTACCATAATAATTTAACTCTGGATAAACTATCCCGTGACTTTTTTATAAATCCCTCATATTTAAGCAAGATTTTTAAAGATGAAACAGGAGAAAACCTATCAGATTACATATTGGGTGTACGCATGAAAAATGCCGAAAGGCTTCTTAAAACCTCTAATGCAAAGATACAGGAAGTATCAAAGCAGGTTGGATATGAAGATTACAGGTATTTCTGTACAGTTTTTAAAAAAGTCATGGGTGTGACACCTCTCCAGTATAGAATTAAGTCAACTTAA
- a CDS encoding sensor histidine kinase, with protein MKVKLIGSKSFKMHYKDVILVTSILLAAIFLISVAIHSYYNTVGYINNKLDSINISIIEQTANIIENNLSQIRKIAEYIATDEILISYIEQYESGSPGNKPLLLRNIVSRTGIMKQFNKYIYNIVIVTNSSIMAPGVDLGVYDLNYEAIKQSDYMEYIKKTLCGEAAFVPPFENSLTENLNYKFEYIRYKYNFASIIKKDEKEYGCVFILLKPEIFRELLSPNTFLINQKKEVVAVGAGLTDEQINPVVQNCILNTGNKTICNETDSYKMYLKNLESVKMNIAYIQRNSYFIKDIKEYRFYLLVTLVLIILLAVIMSRIISTKIISPLQQLTNSVKSYVYGSNVKLYKKNIKEAKPGLSLRESILVYLIGVVIVPVSIYLVISYYVSYNIIESYIINSYSNVFNQAVENINYFIDTKEKIIKNIAFNLTVQKLLSGKTSEGDISKIVDRALKLGNGRDDVFIYTSTKDIFFTNSNVNSNTTVKKEMLEESQNKRIITTWVDTVKDEYGRTLFNLLIKVNSLEEFNNIGFIQYQIGEFELENIYKNIIKDNTSIFIVNKNGQIISHPAKNMILTSLEEENIAFETENYGRDRNKLIFMKEIRNTPWYLVGQYSFDLLNIDKRTLIYEKIYIFALFLLLTIIIAFIFAFGLTRSLDRINKLIKKMRIDKFNVEFPHNTIFSEINELGQAFNEMVARNEQLIYQLLNSTKKQAELESKKKKSELTALQFQINPHFLYNTFESINWLIKRDCKKEAISMVKSLSQFLRHVARSDDPIVLISEEIQHAKHYINIMKIRYGDQIDFIWDIDEKLMSSKTIRLTLQPVIENAIYHGIRPKQSEGIIEISCRTDESGEVIIFSVTDNGIGIPENILQKIIEEINTDEAGGSIGLHNIQSRIKLYFGEEYGISIFSKESEGTTVEIRIPNTQKK; from the coding sequence ATGAAAGTTAAATTAATTGGCAGTAAGAGCTTCAAAATGCATTATAAGGACGTAATTCTTGTTACGTCTATCCTTCTAGCTGCTATTTTCCTGATATCAGTAGCAATACACTCGTATTACAACACAGTAGGGTATATTAATAATAAACTGGATAGCATTAATATTAGTATAATAGAACAGACAGCAAACATAATTGAGAACAATTTAAGTCAAATAAGGAAAATAGCTGAATATATTGCAACCGATGAAATACTGATAAGTTATATTGAACAGTATGAATCCGGCTCTCCCGGAAATAAACCACTATTACTGAGAAATATTGTCTCGAGAACAGGTATTATGAAGCAATTCAACAAGTATATCTATAATATAGTTATTGTTACGAATAGCAGTATTATGGCACCAGGTGTGGATCTGGGAGTATATGACCTGAATTATGAAGCCATCAAACAGTCGGATTATATGGAGTACATAAAAAAGACTTTATGTGGTGAAGCTGCGTTCGTTCCTCCTTTTGAGAATAGCCTAACGGAGAATTTAAATTATAAGTTCGAATATATACGGTATAAGTATAATTTTGCCAGTATAATTAAAAAAGATGAAAAAGAGTATGGTTGTGTTTTCATACTGTTAAAGCCTGAGATATTTAGGGAACTTTTGAGTCCTAATACTTTTTTGATAAACCAAAAAAAGGAAGTTGTTGCTGTTGGTGCGGGTTTAACTGATGAGCAAATAAATCCGGTAGTCCAAAATTGTATACTAAATACAGGTAATAAAACGATATGTAATGAAACAGACAGCTATAAAATGTACCTGAAGAATCTCGAGTCTGTAAAGATGAATATTGCATATATTCAGAGGAATTCATATTTTATTAAAGATATTAAAGAGTATAGGTTCTACCTGCTTGTTACTTTAGTTCTTATCATTCTACTGGCGGTTATTATGTCGAGAATAATTTCTACAAAAATTATATCACCCTTACAGCAGCTTACAAACAGTGTTAAAAGTTATGTTTATGGAAGTAATGTAAAACTATATAAAAAGAACATTAAAGAAGCGAAACCCGGTTTATCCTTAAGGGAGAGTATACTGGTGTATCTAATTGGAGTAGTAATAGTACCCGTAAGTATCTATTTGGTTATTTCATATTATGTAAGTTATAATATTATTGAATCATACATTATCAATTCATATTCCAATGTTTTTAACCAGGCAGTTGAGAATATTAATTATTTTATTGATACTAAAGAAAAGATTATAAAAAATATCGCTTTCAATCTTACTGTGCAGAAATTACTGAGTGGGAAAACTTCTGAGGGAGATATATCTAAAATAGTTGACAGGGCGCTTAAACTGGGGAATGGAAGAGATGATGTATTTATTTACACAAGTACTAAAGATATTTTCTTTACAAATTCAAATGTCAACTCAAATACTACAGTTAAAAAGGAAATGCTGGAGGAAAGCCAGAATAAAAGAATAATTACAACGTGGGTTGATACTGTAAAAGATGAATACGGGAGAACGTTATTTAATCTGTTGATAAAGGTTAACAGCCTTGAAGAGTTTAATAATATAGGATTTATTCAATATCAGATTGGGGAATTTGAACTGGAAAATATATATAAGAACATAATAAAAGATAATACAAGCATTTTTATAGTAAACAAAAATGGACAGATTATTTCACATCCGGCTAAGAATATGATCTTAACAAGCCTTGAAGAAGAGAATATTGCTTTTGAAACAGAGAATTACGGAAGAGACAGGAACAAGCTTATTTTTATGAAAGAAATCAGAAATACTCCATGGTATCTAGTAGGCCAATACTCCTTTGACTTGCTTAATATTGACAAGCGCACTTTAATATATGAAAAAATTTATATTTTTGCATTATTCTTACTTTTAACTATTATTATTGCATTCATATTCGCATTTGGCCTGACCAGGTCGCTTGACAGGATAAATAAGCTGATTAAAAAAATGAGGATAGACAAATTCAATGTTGAATTTCCCCATAATACTATATTCAGCGAGATAAATGAATTAGGACAAGCTTTCAATGAAATGGTTGCTAGAAACGAGCAGCTTATTTACCAGCTTCTTAACTCAACTAAAAAACAGGCTGAACTGGAAAGCAAAAAAAAGAAATCGGAGCTTACTGCTTTACAGTTTCAGATAAATCCACATTTTCTTTATAATACTTTTGAAAGTATAAACTGGCTCATTAAACGCGACTGTAAAAAGGAAGCGATAAGTATGGTAAAATCCTTAAGTCAGTTTCTAAGGCATGTTGCTAGGTCAGACGACCCTATAGTTTTAATATCTGAGGAAATACAACATGCAAAACATTACATAAATATAATGAAAATAAGATATGGTGACCAGATAGATTTTATATGGGACATTGATGAAAAACTGATGTCCTCAAAGACCATAAGGCTGACACTGCAGCCGGTAATCGAAAATGCAATATATCATGGTATTCGTCCCAAGCAGAGTGAAGGGATTATAGAAATTAGCTGCAGAACGGATGAAAGTGGAGAGGTTATTATATTTTCGGTAACAGATAACGGTATTGGAATTCCGGAAAATATTCTTCAAAAGATTATTGAGGAAATAAACACTGATGAAGCCGGGGGGAGTATAGGGCTTCACAATATTCAGAGCAGAATAAAGCTATATTTTGGTGAAGAGTATGGTATAAGCATTTTCAGTAAGGAAAGTGAGGGTACAACAGTAGAAATCAGGATCCCAAACACACAAAAAAAATAA
- a CDS encoding exo-alpha-sialidase → MLVKTGPQSLAVIYRTGGTHVSISATLAVSTSSDGGKSWSDPVEIYPRWEDVRNPAFGVNSRGELVAAFWKGKQCYEVADGEAKGFSIKYAKKGDFTFTTISSDGGKTWSKPTPLNIENLRLISPYGRIITAPDGTLLMSVYGVPAGDDEAKDNVVYLIRSRDGGRTWGNESVVAHDYNETSFAFMPDGTLIAAARNWSKGQFVSILFSKDMGYTWSEPKQVTRNSEHPADLTLLQSGKLLLTFGRRVRPMGCGALISEDGGKTWRHDKEILLAGDGIENGDLGYPSTVQLDDGTIVTVLYYASGSEMAKGTCGWGDVSCQAIHYREEDIAF, encoded by the coding sequence GTGCTTGTAAAGACAGGTCCGCAATCTCTTGCTGTTATTTACAGGACAGGGGGGACGCATGTAAGTATATCTGCTACACTTGCTGTATCAACATCTAGTGATGGAGGGAAAAGCTGGTCTGACCCTGTTGAAATATACCCAAGATGGGAAGATGTGAGGAATCCTGCGTTTGGCGTTAATAGCAGAGGTGAACTTGTTGCTGCATTCTGGAAAGGCAAGCAGTGCTATGAAGTAGCTGATGGGGAAGCCAAAGGCTTTAGTATAAAGTATGCGAAAAAAGGGGATTTTACATTCACAACAATTAGTTCTGACGGTGGTAAGACATGGAGTAAACCAACACCATTAAACATTGAAAATCTCAGGCTAATTTCTCCTTACGGTAGAATTATAACAGCCCCTGATGGTACTCTTCTGATGAGCGTATATGGGGTTCCTGCAGGTGATGATGAAGCAAAAGATAATGTGGTATACCTTATAAGAAGCAGAGACGGTGGAAGGACTTGGGGGAATGAATCCGTTGTTGCCCATGACTACAACGAAACCTCTTTTGCGTTTATGCCTGACGGGACTCTGATAGCTGCCGCCAGAAACTGGAGCAAGGGTCAGTTTGTTTCCATACTTTTTAGTAAGGATATGGGGTATACCTGGAGTGAACCAAAACAGGTGACGCGAAATTCAGAGCATCCTGCTGATTTGACGCTGCTTCAGAGCGGAAAGCTTCTTCTTACATTTGGAAGAAGGGTAAGGCCTATGGGATGTGGAGCCTTAATCAGTGAAGACGGGGGTAAGACCTGGAGGCATGACAAGGAAATTTTACTTGCAGGAGATGGTATAGAAAATGGTGACCTTGGATATCCTTCAACAGTACAACTTGATGACGGGACTATAGTTACTGTTTTATATTATGCGAGCGGTTCGGAAATGGCGAAAGGGACTTGTGGATGGGGAGATGTATCCTGCCAGGCCATACATTATAGAGAAGAAGATATTGCTTTTTAG